One segment of Leptospirillum ferrooxidans C2-3 DNA contains the following:
- a CDS encoding DUF3332 family protein, producing the protein MFNKTKTWISAGMLVVFMGVLSGCYGQYALVHLLYKSNGTIENKWARSGVNALLIIFPVYAIAGLGDVIIFNTIEFWSGKNPITNSPSVSGKADIPQNGMRAETTKSGNHVVLAWHYSQSRKSLVALSVTRPSTGAPVVKLYRSHAVDSQVMGAGAHVTETTFNAGHMSSRVVTGLPGTI; encoded by the coding sequence ATGTTCAACAAAACCAAAACATGGATTTCCGCGGGTATGCTTGTTGTTTTTATGGGAGTCCTTTCCGGATGTTATGGGCAATATGCCCTGGTTCATCTGCTTTATAAATCCAACGGGACGATCGAGAACAAGTGGGCCCGGTCCGGTGTGAATGCCCTTTTGATCATTTTCCCCGTGTATGCGATTGCAGGTCTGGGTGATGTCATTATCTTCAACACGATCGAGTTCTGGTCCGGAAAAAATCCGATTACAAACTCCCCATCGGTTTCTGGTAAGGCCGATATTCCGCAAAACGGGATGAGGGCGGAAACGACGAAATCCGGAAATCATGTCGTTTTGGCATGGCACTACAGCCAGTCAAGGAAATCTCTGGTCGCCCTTTCGGTTACAAGACCTTCCACTGGAGCGCCTGTCGTCAAGCTTTATCGTTCCCATGCTGTTGACTCTCAGGTGATGGGAGCCGGGGCACATGTGACGGAGACCACCTTCAATGCCGGTCATATGTCCTCAAGAGTTGTGACGGGACTTCCAGGAACGATCTAG
- the topA gene encoding type I DNA topoisomerase, with amino-acid sequence MATKSKEDTVKKKSTRAVKESSSPAARKTVRKKLVEGKTTSSGGTLIVVESPTKARTLTKILGPSYSVRASVGHLKDLPPSRLGVDLDKGFELEFIVNKDKKAILSDILSQAKNASEIYLASDPDREGEAIAYHIASELSGLNRPIRRVLIHELTESGIRHALSLPGDIDGHKVEAQMARRALDRIVGYTLSPLLWDRVRRGLSAGRVQSVAVRLICDREEAIRAFRQEEYWTIECLCQVIDASASSKSETFRARLERVAGEKPQLSNGEAAHETVLRLQEESFRIASVESTEKKRNPSPPLTTSRLQQEGANRFRFAARRTMMAAQKLYEGIDLPGTGPVGLITYMRTDSIRIAPEAQDAARKWISSHHPDALPKTPNVFKNRKGIQDAHEAIRPSDPSRTPESLKGVLDGDLFKVYDLIWQRFMESQMSPARYLQTVALIEGNKKDVLKASGRVLLDPGFLRLRGETVTVEGDQTESAEEGVLPPLSEGQGIDLKKILPEQHFTEPPPRYSEGTLIKELEEKGIGRPSTFATIMSTILEREYVEKKESRFFPTDLGERVNKLLVASFPDLVSPGFTAKMEEELDSVEEGRRDYQTIVGEFYQPFHESLSKARSGGMENLKQASLPTDIDCPACGKKMVRKWGKNGGYLACSGYPECKTSMNYIEDENGIHPDLPKTLVDELCEVCGKPMVIKKGRFGTFLACTGYPTCKTTRPWPPKDEHKVPLPPVPENTLPCEVCGKPMVVRKGRFGPFLACTGYPKCKTARPMPTGIPCAEPGCKGEIVPRRGKRGIFYGCSEYPTCTATFAGRPVLKPCPVCDHPFLVESGKSSNGVLVCPREGCGYESTPD; translated from the coding sequence ATGGCCACAAAAAGTAAGGAAGATACTGTCAAGAAGAAGTCCACAAGGGCGGTGAAGGAGTCTTCATCTCCAGCGGCCAGGAAAACGGTCAGAAAAAAGCTGGTGGAGGGAAAGACGACTTCTTCGGGCGGAACACTCATTGTCGTCGAGTCTCCGACGAAAGCGAGAACGCTCACGAAGATCCTTGGTCCATCCTATTCCGTGAGGGCCTCCGTCGGTCATCTGAAAGACCTTCCGCCTTCCAGGCTTGGTGTTGATCTCGACAAGGGTTTCGAGCTCGAGTTCATCGTCAACAAGGACAAGAAGGCGATCCTGTCCGATATTCTCAGTCAGGCAAAAAATGCATCGGAGATTTACCTTGCATCCGATCCTGATCGTGAAGGGGAGGCGATTGCCTACCATATTGCGTCAGAGCTGTCGGGGCTCAATCGCCCCATCCGCAGGGTTCTGATCCATGAGCTGACCGAATCGGGAATACGTCATGCATTGTCCTTGCCAGGGGATATCGATGGGCACAAGGTGGAAGCCCAGATGGCCCGGCGTGCGCTTGACCGTATTGTGGGGTATACCCTTTCGCCCCTTCTCTGGGATCGTGTCCGTCGCGGTCTTTCGGCGGGGAGGGTTCAGTCCGTCGCGGTCAGGCTGATCTGTGACCGGGAAGAGGCGATCAGGGCATTTCGCCAGGAAGAATATTGGACAATTGAGTGTCTGTGCCAGGTCATTGATGCTTCCGCCTCTTCCAAAAGTGAGACCTTCCGTGCCCGTCTTGAGCGGGTAGCAGGGGAAAAGCCACAGCTTTCGAATGGGGAAGCGGCCCATGAAACGGTTCTTCGACTCCAGGAGGAGAGCTTCCGCATCGCTTCTGTCGAGTCGACGGAGAAAAAGCGGAATCCTTCCCCCCCGCTCACCACAAGCCGACTCCAGCAGGAAGGGGCCAACAGGTTTCGTTTTGCCGCCAGACGGACAATGATGGCTGCACAGAAGCTTTACGAGGGGATCGATCTTCCCGGAACAGGACCTGTTGGTCTGATTACCTATATGAGGACGGATTCGATCCGGATTGCTCCCGAAGCCCAGGACGCTGCCAGAAAATGGATTTCATCCCACCATCCGGACGCCCTTCCGAAGACGCCTAATGTGTTTAAAAATCGAAAGGGAATCCAGGATGCGCATGAAGCTATCCGCCCGAGTGATCCGTCCCGGACGCCCGAGTCCCTGAAGGGTGTTCTTGACGGGGATCTTTTCAAGGTCTACGACCTGATATGGCAGCGATTCATGGAAAGCCAGATGAGCCCTGCCCGCTATCTTCAGACTGTTGCCCTGATCGAGGGAAACAAAAAAGATGTTCTCAAGGCATCGGGAAGGGTCCTTCTTGATCCTGGTTTCCTGAGGCTTCGTGGAGAAACGGTCACCGTTGAGGGAGATCAGACGGAATCAGCGGAAGAAGGTGTGCTTCCACCCCTTTCGGAAGGTCAGGGGATCGATCTGAAAAAAATTCTTCCTGAACAGCATTTTACCGAGCCGCCGCCCCGATATTCCGAAGGAACACTCATCAAGGAACTCGAGGAGAAGGGGATAGGACGCCCCAGTACCTTCGCGACGATCATGTCGACCATCCTTGAACGGGAATATGTCGAAAAAAAGGAATCGCGCTTTTTTCCGACCGATCTCGGTGAGAGGGTGAACAAGCTTCTTGTGGCCTCCTTTCCGGATCTTGTGAGTCCCGGGTTTACGGCCAAAATGGAAGAGGAGCTTGATTCCGTGGAAGAGGGACGCCGGGACTATCAGACCATTGTGGGAGAGTTTTATCAGCCCTTTCATGAAAGCCTGTCAAAAGCTCGGTCCGGGGGAATGGAAAACCTCAAGCAGGCTTCTCTTCCAACCGATATCGACTGCCCGGCATGCGGCAAGAAAATGGTTCGTAAATGGGGTAAAAATGGCGGCTATCTCGCCTGTTCCGGCTATCCAGAATGCAAGACCAGCATGAATTATATCGAAGATGAGAACGGTATCCATCCGGATCTTCCAAAGACACTCGTCGACGAGCTTTGCGAGGTTTGCGGAAAGCCGATGGTGATCAAAAAGGGGCGTTTCGGGACCTTCCTCGCTTGCACCGGATACCCGACCTGCAAGACAACCCGGCCATGGCCTCCCAAGGACGAGCATAAAGTTCCACTTCCCCCTGTTCCCGAAAACACGCTTCCATGTGAGGTTTGCGGGAAACCCATGGTGGTCAGGAAAGGACGTTTCGGCCCCTTTTTGGCGTGCACCGGGTATCCAAAGTGCAAGACGGCGCGACCCATGCCAACGGGGATTCCCTGCGCCGAGCCGGGATGCAAGGGAGAAATCGTACCCAGACGGGGTAAGAGGGGCATCTTTTACGGATGTAGCGAGTACCCGACGTGTACAGCCACATTTGCTGGACGACCGGTTCTGAAGCCCTGTCCGGTTTGCGACCATCCATTTCTTGTCGAGTCGGGAAAGTCTTCGAATGGGGTCTTGGTCTGTCCCAGGGAAGGTTGTGGTTATGAGTCGACTCCGGACTGA
- a CDS encoding AAA-associated domain-containing protein, with amino-acid sequence MEGDPDSHPGMSRIVGLLKVLDQNGGEEDLYQLGVDLHLELGEELQLVRAAESLGFVLTPGSAIILTKIGRDLIGADINGRKKLFRERILTLPLFQLVAKWLEGEKEGLPADEVRQRIAEAFPGEDPHMSFLLLVNWGRYSELFGYRADREEIYLDRGD; translated from the coding sequence ATGGAAGGGGATCCCGATTCGCATCCGGGTATGAGTCGAATCGTAGGACTTTTAAAGGTCCTTGATCAGAATGGAGGGGAAGAGGACCTCTATCAGCTTGGCGTGGATCTTCATCTTGAGCTCGGGGAAGAGCTGCAGCTCGTTCGGGCGGCGGAGTCACTGGGGTTCGTTCTGACACCCGGATCAGCAATCATTCTGACCAAGATCGGTCGGGATTTGATTGGTGCCGATATCAATGGGAGAAAGAAGCTCTTCAGGGAAAGGATTCTGACGTTGCCTCTCTTTCAGCTGGTCGCCAAATGGCTGGAAGGGGAGAAGGAAGGACTTCCTGCTGATGAGGTCCGCCAAAGGATTGCGGAAGCTTTTCCCGGAGAAGATCCCCATATGAGCTTTTTATTGCTGGTGAACTGGGGACGATACTCGGAGCTTTTCGGGTATCGGGCAGATCGGGAGGAAATCTATCTCGACAGGGGGGATTAA
- a CDS encoding YtxH domain-containing protein → MSDKTDSQSSSSHALLFFVAGTLAGAAAVVLFLPEARKKARSLAQETVEGLREGEIRTEMVQTEHQTKKALKAGWEAFINTLTENPPGPSSPPTEE, encoded by the coding sequence TTGAGCGACAAAACCGATTCCCAGAGTTCATCCTCCCATGCCCTTTTGTTTTTTGTCGCAGGGACACTTGCCGGGGCAGCGGCAGTGGTCCTCTTCCTTCCGGAAGCCCGCAAAAAAGCCCGATCCCTTGCACAGGAAACAGTCGAAGGACTGCGAGAAGGAGAAATCCGGACAGAAATGGTCCAGACCGAACATCAGACCAAAAAAGCGTTGAAAGCCGGTTGGGAAGCATTCATCAATACATTGACCGAAAATCCGCCGGGACCGTCTTCTCCCCCAACGGAAGAGTAA
- a CDS encoding ABC transporter ATP-binding protein codes for MAEPFLELSMISQEFLEEGRNNLAIRDLSLSIDEGEFVSIVGPSGCGKSTLLRILQGLISPTRGEVLYRGSPSLGVNGDMGMVFQGFALFPWMTVRENVGIGLVAQGLPKSEISRSVAFYIDKVGLEGYEEAYPRELSGGMKQRVGIARALCMEPAILLMDEPFSNLDALTSLTLRDEVLMLWQDPEMSVRTIIMVTHIIEEAILMSDRVVVLSRRPTHVVEEISVDLRRPRDRRHPDFDRLSDRIFSLIS; via the coding sequence ATGGCTGAACCGTTTCTTGAACTGTCGATGATTTCCCAGGAATTTCTGGAAGAGGGCCGCAACAATCTCGCCATTCGGGATCTCTCCCTATCGATTGACGAGGGGGAGTTTGTTTCGATTGTGGGCCCTTCCGGTTGCGGGAAAAGTACCCTACTCAGGATTTTGCAGGGACTGATCTCCCCCACGCGGGGTGAGGTTCTCTACAGGGGCAGCCCATCCCTAGGTGTCAATGGAGACATGGGGATGGTTTTTCAGGGATTCGCGCTGTTCCCATGGATGACGGTTCGGGAAAACGTTGGAATCGGTCTTGTTGCCCAGGGGCTGCCCAAGTCCGAAATCTCCCGAAGCGTTGCTTTCTACATTGACAAGGTGGGGCTTGAAGGGTACGAGGAAGCTTATCCAAGGGAACTTTCCGGAGGAATGAAACAGAGGGTCGGGATCGCCCGGGCCCTGTGTATGGAGCCAGCGATCCTTTTGATGGACGAGCCCTTTTCCAATCTGGATGCATTGACGAGCCTCACTCTCAGGGATGAGGTACTGATGCTTTGGCAGGACCCTGAGATGTCTGTCCGGACAATCATCATGGTGACTCATATCATTGAAGAGGCGATATTGATGTCCGACAGGGTCGTTGTTCTTTCGCGAAGGCCAACGCATGTTGTGGAGGAGATCTCGGTCGACCTCCGGCGGCCAAGGGATCGGCGCCATCCCGACTTTGACCGGCTGTCGGACCGGATCTTTTCCCTGATTTCCTGA
- the dprA gene encoding DNA-processing protein DprA, with translation MSHTEPPHLNARKIKAQGTSRSEQEIFYLAQSLFRLDHLGKQKTPHLLSRTFREGLFFEEEFRSKTNFWREKALVVLDKCEQLGLKMITVGTGYPPLLEKLSDPPKAFFVQGEISSLFHPSIAMIGSRDAPSVALESFSRLSGDIARFGLSIVSGLAAGMDGAAHRGALDAGGLTVAVVGCGLDRVYPPANRRLAQDILDGGGALVSEYPPGDPPSAWHFPFRNRIIAGLSAGAVCGVHRRFSGTSITVRVAVEENRDLFVFFDEQSGGAFDGPLHLMEQGARRVYDAEDIILGLGGRLPVGEADLF, from the coding sequence TTGTCTCATACAGAACCTCCCCATCTTAATGCCCGAAAGATCAAAGCTCAAGGGACTTCTAGAAGCGAGCAAGAGATTTTTTATCTGGCGCAGAGTCTTTTTCGCCTGGACCACCTGGGCAAGCAGAAAACCCCCCACCTCCTTTCCAGAACATTTCGGGAAGGTTTGTTTTTCGAGGAGGAGTTTCGCTCCAAAACGAATTTTTGGCGGGAAAAGGCGCTGGTTGTTCTTGACAAGTGCGAACAACTGGGGTTAAAGATGATCACTGTCGGAACGGGTTACCCGCCCCTTCTGGAAAAGCTTTCTGATCCCCCCAAGGCCTTTTTTGTTCAGGGAGAGATTTCTTCCCTCTTTCACCCGTCCATTGCAATGATCGGATCTCGTGATGCACCATCTGTTGCCCTGGAAAGTTTCTCACGGTTGTCGGGAGATATAGCGCGCTTTGGGCTGTCGATCGTTTCGGGACTCGCGGCAGGAATGGATGGCGCAGCCCACAGGGGGGCCCTCGATGCGGGCGGGCTGACGGTTGCGGTTGTCGGGTGCGGTCTGGATCGGGTATATCCTCCTGCCAACAGACGCTTGGCCCAGGACATTCTTGACGGGGGAGGGGCTCTGGTGAGTGAATATCCTCCAGGAGATCCTCCTTCAGCTTGGCACTTTCCTTTCAGGAACAGGATTATCGCAGGCCTTTCGGCCGGAGCTGTCTGCGGTGTGCATAGACGATTTTCGGGAACGTCCATCACTGTGAGGGTTGCTGTTGAGGAAAACCGGGATTTGTTCGTATTTTTTGATGAACAATCCGGAGGTGCTTTTGATGGTCCACTGCACTTGATGGAGCAGGGAGCCCGAAGAGTTTATGATGCGGAGGATATTATCCTCGGCCTGGGTGGAAGACTTCCGGTCGGGGAAGCGGATCTTTTCTAA
- a CDS encoding ABC transporter permease subunit, with protein sequence MSPRIRSNAVMAGALIVLTLLSWILFRHHILLQGGQIEKAEISALPKDLALSVLRLLGGYLISLVFAYCYGLLTALTPWGERYLLPVLDILQSIPILGFFPAVVFVLAHLFSNPLHGVELASMVLIATSMAWNMAFAVFESIRTAPHEFSELMRQIQAPWWIRLSRYLIPVTIPKMVYNSILSWAQGWYFLIACEMISLGSVHYQLQGLGSFLVSATASGSMGLAILGILTLIVSVVLFDFFLFRPVMVWAERFRIEQNSSSFDRVESPFRDFLMDATILEQPRKFLGKMRSFFSDAMDRRFFQLESYGRKMEGKSPGGMRIFSRALPALSVIFVGFLGALAVRSLFRELSRGIPWSGLSELPLDLLFSIFRLLAGYFLSLLWTVPLAYMVFRFPRLHRTVMPVAQIMASVPATALFPFIIVLVVRTTNSMNLASIILLLSGMQWYLLFNLLAGVGSFPAEMREVSQTLGLSGMIFIRKVFLPFLYPSLLTGSITAFGGGWNALIVAEYVVYDNKDYGVRGIGAFLDRATYHSGNEILVVASLLLMTGVVVMLNRLFWTPLYERVTNKYGYHG encoded by the coding sequence TTGTCACCTAGGATTCGATCCAATGCTGTTATGGCAGGTGCTCTGATTGTTCTGACTTTGCTGAGCTGGATCTTGTTCAGGCACCATATCCTCCTTCAGGGTGGACAGATTGAAAAGGCCGAGATCTCGGCTTTACCGAAAGATCTTGCCCTTTCAGTCCTGAGACTTCTTGGCGGCTATCTGATTTCCCTAGTCTTTGCCTATTGCTACGGTCTTCTGACGGCGTTGACTCCCTGGGGTGAACGATATCTCCTTCCTGTTCTGGACATCCTTCAGTCCATTCCCATCCTCGGGTTTTTTCCGGCGGTGGTTTTTGTCCTGGCTCATCTTTTTTCCAATCCGCTCCATGGTGTGGAGCTTGCGAGTATGGTCCTGATTGCGACGAGTATGGCATGGAACATGGCGTTTGCCGTTTTTGAATCCATCAGGACCGCTCCTCATGAGTTTTCCGAGCTGATGAGGCAGATCCAGGCTCCATGGTGGATCAGGCTTTCAAGGTATTTGATTCCGGTAACGATTCCAAAGATGGTTTATAATTCCATCCTGTCCTGGGCACAGGGATGGTATTTTCTGATCGCCTGCGAAATGATCTCCCTTGGTTCTGTCCACTATCAGCTTCAGGGGTTGGGAAGCTTCCTGGTGTCGGCAACCGCTTCCGGGAGTATGGGGCTTGCGATACTCGGAATACTGACATTGATCGTATCGGTGGTCCTGTTCGACTTTTTTCTGTTTCGGCCCGTTATGGTATGGGCGGAGCGATTCAGGATCGAGCAGAACTCATCATCCTTTGACAGGGTCGAATCCCCTTTTCGGGATTTCCTGATGGATGCGACGATTCTCGAGCAACCAAGAAAGTTTTTGGGAAAAATGCGCTCGTTTTTTTCCGATGCTATGGACCGCCGGTTCTTCCAGCTTGAGTCCTATGGAAGAAAGATGGAAGGAAAATCTCCGGGGGGAATGCGGATCTTTTCCAGGGCCCTGCCGGCCCTTTCCGTCATTTTTGTTGGTTTTCTGGGGGCATTGGCTGTCCGTTCCCTTTTTCGGGAGCTCTCCAGGGGGATTCCATGGAGTGGTCTTTCAGAGCTTCCTCTGGATCTTCTTTTTTCCATTTTTAGACTCTTGGCAGGGTATTTTCTCTCCCTCTTGTGGACGGTTCCGCTTGCCTACATGGTTTTTCGCTTTCCCAGACTTCACAGGACAGTCATGCCGGTGGCCCAGATCATGGCATCTGTTCCGGCAACCGCTCTTTTTCCCTTTATCATCGTACTGGTCGTCAGGACAACCAACAGCATGAATCTGGCATCGATCATCCTGTTACTGTCCGGGATGCAGTGGTATCTTCTATTCAACCTTCTTGCCGGGGTCGGATCATTTCCTGCCGAGATGCGGGAAGTCTCCCAGACACTTGGACTGTCCGGGATGATTTTTATCAGGAAGGTTTTCCTGCCCTTCCTGTATCCGTCATTGCTGACCGGTTCCATCACGGCGTTCGGGGGTGGGTGGAATGCATTGATCGTCGCCGAATATGTGGTGTATGACAATAAGGATTATGGAGTCAGGGGAATCGGGGCTTTTTTGGACCGGGCAACATACCATTCGGGAAATGAAATTTTGGTGGTCGCGTCACTTTTATTGATGACTGGAGTCGTTGTCATGCTCAATCGCCTGTTCTGGACACCGCTGTATGAACGGGTGACCAATAAATATGGTTATCATGGCTGA